Proteins co-encoded in one Campylobacter jejuni genomic window:
- a CDS encoding class I SAM-dependent methyltransferase, whose amino-acid sequence MNLWDKKAKTYARYQNTLNTIQKQTFEYLKNLNISFQNKSIIDIGCGTGVWTLHLAKEAKEILALDSANTMLEILQEDAKKLNLNNIKCENLSFETWMQNNPNVKFDLAFLSMSPALQNKKDYTNFLNLAKIKIYLGWADYRKSDFLDPIFKYFNTEFKGFYKKDLENYLLEKNIFFHKIVFDETRKVQRTKEEAIENALWHLSMNKITTSKEIVSSFVENDIIETIESKIKLLIINNL is encoded by the coding sequence ATGAATTTATGGGATAAAAAGGCCAAAACTTACGCAAGATATCAAAACACTTTAAACACCATACAAAAGCAAACTTTTGAATATTTAAAAAATTTAAATATTTCTTTTCAAAATAAAAGTATTATAGACATAGGATGTGGAACTGGGGTTTGGACTTTACACTTAGCTAAAGAAGCTAAAGAAATTTTAGCCCTAGATAGTGCAAATACTATGCTTGAAATTTTACAAGAAGATGCTAAAAAACTAAATCTTAACAATATAAAATGCGAAAATTTGAGCTTTGAAACTTGGATGCAAAACAATCCTAATGTTAAATTTGATCTTGCATTTTTAAGTATGTCCCCTGCTTTGCAAAATAAAAAAGATTATACAAATTTCTTAAATCTAGCCAAAATAAAAATTTATCTTGGTTGGGCTGATTATAGAAAAAGTGATTTTTTAGATCCGATTTTTAAATATTTTAATACTGAATTTAAAGGTTTTTATAAAAAAGATTTAGAAAATTATTTACTAGAAAAAAATATATTTTTTCATAAGATTGTTTTTGATGAAACACGCAAAGTCCAAAGAACAAAAGAAGAGGCTATAGAAAATGCTCTATGGCATTTAAGTATGAACAAAATCACAACTTCTAAAGAAATTGTAAGTTCTTTTGTTGAAAATGATATTATTGAAACTATAGAATCTAAAATAAAACTTTTAATTATAAATAACTTATAA
- a CDS encoding methyl-accepting chemotaxis protein, translating into MNFRSLNLSTKLILSVAIGIVLGIVVIVLTVSIYTSKSMEKEAKDSIFLSSKRYVNYMEGILNEEVVLTKAMATSLNEIFSKNDQVDAGIIESLLRNTFDSSGYAAYAFLYLQDSSILTHVESLDKNFKNSDGKSVAMIFFDETTGKAGGIKSIHAPSNFSQLPIIEKIKKNARYGDLDTIFLGSPSRLNYDGTEFLGINLGMPLFNKEGKFIGIVGFTFDFLEISETILDPKLDFYKDDLRFLITDQGVIVIHKNKDAILKTLPEINQDASAQLIIDAVKNHKDLIIDNYVDLRGNLSYAGVASFSTLGDSSHWSMVVTAPKKSIFAPLYELNFILISIAIIVLIAILIILYFCVKNIVGSKLPVIVNSLQNFFDFINHKTKNVSTIEVKSNDEFGQISNAINENILATKRGLEQDNQAVKESVETVHVVEGGNLTARITANPRNPQLIELKNVLNRLLDALQARVGSDMNEIQRVFNSYKSLDFTTEVKDANGAVEVTTNALGQEIIKMLKQSSDFANALANESGKLQTAVQSLTTSSNSQAASLEETAAALEEITSSMQNVSVKTSDVIAQSEEIKNVTGIIGDIADQINLLALNAAIEAARAGEHGRGFAVVADEVRKLAERTQKSLSEIEANTNLLVQSINDMAESIKEQTAGITQINDSVAQIDQTTKDNVEIANESAIISSTVSDIANNILEDVKKKRF; encoded by the coding sequence ATGAATTTTCGTTCTCTAAATTTAAGTACTAAGCTTATTTTATCTGTAGCAATAGGAATAGTCTTAGGCATAGTTGTAATTGTTTTAACCGTATCTATATATACTTCTAAAAGTATGGAAAAAGAAGCTAAAGATTCAATATTTTTGTCTTCAAAAAGATATGTCAATTACATGGAAGGTATTTTAAATGAAGAGGTTGTATTAACAAAAGCAATGGCCACTTCATTAAATGAAATATTTTCAAAAAATGATCAAGTGGACGCTGGTATAATAGAAAGTCTTTTAAGAAATACATTTGATAGTAGCGGTTATGCAGCTTATGCTTTTCTTTATTTACAGGATTCTTCTATACTAACTCATGTTGAATCTTTAGATAAAAATTTTAAAAACTCTGATGGCAAAAGTGTAGCAATGATTTTTTTTGATGAAACCACAGGGAAGGCAGGCGGTATTAAAAGCATACACGCTCCGAGCAATTTTTCACAACTACCTATTATAGAAAAAATTAAAAAAAATGCAAGATATGGTGATCTTGATACTATATTTTTAGGATCTCCATCAAGACTTAATTATGATGGAACAGAATTTTTAGGTATTAACTTAGGAATGCCCTTATTTAATAAAGAAGGAAAATTTATCGGTATAGTTGGATTTACTTTTGATTTTTTAGAAATATCTGAAACAATACTTGATCCGAAGTTAGATTTTTATAAAGATGATTTAAGATTTTTAATAACAGATCAAGGTGTTATTGTTATTCATAAGAACAAAGATGCTATTTTAAAAACTTTACCTGAAATTAATCAAGATGCATCCGCGCAATTAATTATTGATGCTGTTAAAAATCATAAAGATTTGATTATTGATAATTATGTTGACTTAAGAGGAAATTTAAGCTATGCAGGAGTTGCTTCATTTAGTACCTTAGGAGATTCGAGTCATTGGAGCATGGTTGTAACAGCACCTAAAAAATCTATTTTTGCACCTTTATATGAATTGAATTTTATTCTAATTAGTATTGCAATTATTGTATTAATTGCTATTTTAATTATTCTGTATTTTTGTGTAAAAAATATAGTAGGATCTAAACTTCCAGTTATAGTTAATTCCCTGCAAAATTTCTTTGACTTTATCAACCATAAAACAAAAAATGTTTCTACTATAGAAGTAAAAAGCAATGATGAATTTGGACAAATCTCAAATGCTATCAATGAAAACATTCTTGCTACTAAAAGAGGTTTAGAACAAGACAATCAAGCCGTTAAAGAATCAGTTGAAACTGTTCATGTAGTAGAAGGTGGTAATTTAACAGCAAGAATTACTGCTAATCCAAGAAACCCACAATTAATAGAATTAAAAAATGTTCTAAATAGACTTCTTGATGCTTTACAAGCTAGAGTAGGTTCTGATATGAATGAAATTCAAAGAGTATTTAATAGTTATAAATCTCTTGACTTTACCACTGAAGTAAAAGATGCCAATGGAGCTGTAGAGGTAACTACTAATGCACTAGGACAAGAAATCATTAAAATGCTAAAACAAAGTTCAGACTTTGCTAATGCTTTAGCTAATGAAAGTGGAAAATTACAAACTGCTGTTCAAAGCTTAACTACTTCTTCAAATTCTCAAGCAGCTTCTTTAGAAGAAACTGCAGCAGCTTTAGAAGAGATCACTTCTTCTATGCAAAATGTTTCAGTTAAAACTAGTGATGTTATCGCTCAATCTGAAGAGATTAAAAATGTTACAGGTATTATAGGTGATATTGCAGATCAAATCAATCTTTTAGCTTTAAATGCAGCTATTGAAGCAGCTCGTGCTGGAGAACATGGTAGAGGCTTTGCGGTTGTGGCTGATGAAGTTAGAAAACTAGCTGAAAGAACTCAAAAGTCTTTATCAGAAATTGAAGCTAATACTAATTTACTTGTTCAATCTATCAATGATATGGCAGAAAGTATTAAAGAACAAACTGCAGGTATCACTCAAATCAATGATAGTGTAGCTCAAATTGATCAAACTACTAAAGATAATGTTGAAATTGCTAATGAATCAGCTATTATTTCTAGTACAGTAAGTGATATAGCTAATAATATCTTAGAAGATGTTAAGAAGAAGAGGTTTTAA
- the zupT gene encoding zinc transporter ZupT, with protein sequence MQFTFEQIFIAILLTLFAGFSTAIGSTIAFFSRKDDLRVLSLGLGFSAGVMIYISFMEILPTALKDFKNHYDSHWAELLGLACFFGGILISLLIDKLIPEDVNPHEPKEDLSELKICPLPQKGQNPPKFHPGEKLHQINTKALKRTGIFTALAIAIHNFPEGFATFISSLDNLTLGIAIAIAVAIHNIPEGLAVSLPIYHATGDKKKAFIYSALSGLAEPLGAFVGALILLPFIGDLTLAISFAVIAGIMVFISLDELLPAAKTYDKAHDSLYGLIAGMAIMALSLNLLGQ encoded by the coding sequence ATGCAATTTACATTTGAACAAATTTTTATAGCAATACTACTGACTCTTTTTGCAGGTTTTTCTACAGCTATAGGTTCTACAATAGCCTTTTTTTCCAGAAAAGATGATTTAAGAGTGCTTTCTTTAGGACTTGGTTTTTCAGCTGGAGTAATGATATATATTTCTTTCATGGAAATTTTACCTACTGCACTTAAAGATTTTAAAAATCACTATGATTCGCATTGGGCTGAGCTCTTGGGACTAGCTTGTTTTTTTGGTGGAATTTTAATATCTTTATTGATTGATAAATTAATCCCCGAAGATGTCAATCCTCACGAGCCTAAAGAGGATTTAAGCGAGTTAAAAATTTGTCCCTTGCCTCAAAAAGGACAAAATCCTCCGAAATTTCATCCTGGAGAAAAGTTGCATCAGATCAATACTAAAGCTTTAAAACGCACAGGGATTTTTACAGCTTTAGCTATTGCTATACATAATTTCCCAGAAGGTTTTGCTACTTTTATTTCAAGTCTTGATAATCTTACTTTAGGAATTGCTATAGCTATAGCTGTGGCTATACACAATATCCCTGAAGGTTTGGCTGTGAGTTTGCCAATTTACCATGCTACAGGAGATAAGAAAAAAGCTTTTATTTATTCAGCTCTTTCGGGTTTAGCAGAGCCTTTGGGTGCTTTTGTTGGAGCTTTGATTTTATTGCCTTTTATAGGCGATCTTACTTTAGCTATAAGTTTTGCTGTGATTGCAGGAATTATGGTTTTTATATCCCTTGATGAGCTTTTGCCCGCTGCAAAAACTTATGATAAGGCTCATGATAGTTTATATGGACTTATCGCAGGAATGGCAATAATGGCTTTAAGTTTAAATTTGCTTGGACAATAG
- a CDS encoding DUF2393 family protein, with product MHFTIFHIIAFIILLICFALICILIFLKVKQKEMALISYTIATIFTALLIYSIFLTINQFTTQADLSKLTYTRDLRHESVIVSGKVQNLTKFEIKKCYLILSILNQKQVGGEIFNDKNVRNAKMQNTSVSYTIEIIDTLPGNTYKEFRASVPFPPSFNNPEFYHTLKCI from the coding sequence ATGCATTTTACGATTTTTCATATTATAGCTTTTATCATTTTACTTATTTGCTTTGCCTTGATTTGTATTTTAATCTTTCTAAAAGTCAAACAGAAAGAAATGGCTTTGATTTCTTATACCATAGCTACTATTTTTACCGCACTTTTGATATATTCTATTTTTCTGACAATCAATCAATTCACCACTCAAGCCGATCTTAGCAAACTAACCTACACAAGAGATCTAAGACATGAAAGCGTTATAGTAAGTGGAAAAGTTCAAAATCTTACTAAATTTGAAATCAAAAAATGCTATTTGATACTTAGCATATTAAACCAAAAACAAGTAGGAGGAGAAATTTTCAATGATAAAAATGTCCGTAACGCTAAAATGCAAAATACAAGTGTTTCTTATACTATAGAAATCATAGACACACTCCCAGGTAATACCTATAAAGAATTTAGAGCCAGTGTTCCTTTTCCTCCAAGTTTTAATAATCCTGAATTTTATCACACTTTAAAATGTATTTGA
- a CDS encoding DUF2393 domain-containing protein yields the protein MEKLREIVLFYTTHLYLVDYMLILLVFFLFTCVLLLCVFLRHRPIAALFIIAFDIIICFLVYIYGYKLIDNEVRTRKTAITDQKMIQSSNDLIVDFNITNNSKNNFKECKITAKIFADKIPNDNIIEEYKKKFIPFRQKSREIKDLKKNATQVQRIAFENFNYENNYTIRLVSECF from the coding sequence GTGGAGAAACTAAGAGAAATCGTGCTTTTTTACACTACTCATTTATATTTAGTAGATTATATGCTGATTTTACTAGTTTTTTTTCTCTTCACTTGTGTTTTACTTCTTTGTGTATTTTTACGCCATAGACCTATAGCGGCACTTTTTATTATCGCGTTTGACATTATTATTTGTTTTTTAGTTTATATCTATGGGTATAAACTAATAGACAATGAAGTAAGAACTCGAAAAACCGCTATTACAGATCAAAAAATGATACAAAGCTCAAATGATTTAATTGTTGATTTTAACATTACAAATAATTCAAAAAATAATTTTAAAGAATGTAAAATTACAGCTAAAATTTTTGCAGATAAAATACCTAATGATAATATCATAGAAGAATATAAAAAGAAATTTATCCCTTTTAGACAAAAAAGTAGAGAAATTAAAGATCTAAAGAAAAACGCAACCCAAGTTCAAAGAATTGCTTTTGAAAATTTTAACTATGAAAATAACTATACCATACGCTTAGTTTCGGAGTGTTTTTAA
- a CDS encoding prohibitin family protein, whose protein sequence is MPADLNDYFNKKNGNSNNNGNNRQNFNFKAPEFNFKGFGKFSPFVYGVIIIVLFLIVAKPFMVINSGEMGIKSTTGKYDPNPLEPGLHFFLPFVQKITIIDTRVRQINYASIEGSNENLSLGSGVINKNSISVLDSRGLPVSIDVTVQYRLNPLQVPQTIATWSLNWENKIIDPVVRDVVRSVVGKYTAEELPTNRNTIATQIEEGIRKTIEAQPNEPVELRAVQLREIILPSKVKEQIERVQIAKQEAERTKYEVERANQEALKKAALAEGEANATIISAKGKAMAVKIEADAQAYSNKEIANSLNTPLLNLKQIETQKEFNEALKVNQDAKIFLTPGGAVPNIWVDTKDAKKQSSANMN, encoded by the coding sequence ATGCCAGCTGATTTGAATGATTATTTCAACAAAAAAAATGGAAATTCTAACAATAATGGAAACAACCGTCAAAATTTCAATTTCAAAGCACCAGAATTTAATTTTAAAGGTTTTGGTAAATTCTCTCCGTTTGTTTATGGGGTGATTATTATTGTTTTATTTTTAATCGTTGCAAAACCTTTTATGGTTATAAATTCTGGGGAAATGGGGATTAAATCAACAACAGGTAAATATGACCCAAATCCATTAGAACCAGGACTTCACTTTTTCTTACCTTTTGTACAAAAAATAACCATAATCGATACTAGAGTAAGACAAATCAACTATGCTTCTATAGAAGGAAGTAATGAAAATTTATCTTTAGGTTCAGGTGTTATTAATAAAAATAGCATTTCTGTGCTTGACTCTCGTGGATTGCCTGTATCTATTGATGTTACAGTGCAATACCGTTTAAATCCTTTGCAAGTTCCTCAAACCATAGCTACTTGGAGCTTAAATTGGGAAAATAAAATTATCGATCCAGTTGTTCGTGATGTAGTGCGAAGTGTTGTAGGAAAATACACAGCCGAAGAACTTCCTACTAATCGTAATACAATAGCCACTCAAATAGAAGAAGGTATAAGAAAAACCATAGAAGCTCAACCAAATGAACCTGTAGAACTTCGCGCTGTACAACTTAGAGAAATTATTTTACCTTCAAAAGTAAAAGAACAAATCGAACGCGTGCAAATTGCAAAACAAGAGGCTGAAAGAACTAAATATGAAGTAGAAAGAGCTAATCAAGAAGCCTTAAAAAAAGCTGCCTTAGCTGAAGGGGAAGCAAATGCAACCATAATCAGTGCCAAAGGTAAAGCTATGGCTGTTAAGATAGAAGCAGATGCACAAGCTTATTCTAACAAAGAAATCGCAAACAGCCTAAACACTCCTTTGCTAAATTTAAAACAAATTGAAACTCAAAAAGAATTTAATGAAGCTTTAAAAGTCAATCAAGATGCTAAAATTTTCTTAACTCCAGGTGGAGCAGTGCCAAACATTTGGGTTGATACTAAAGATGCTAAAAAGCAAAGTTCTGCCAACATGAACTAA
- the ilvE gene encoding branched-chain-amino-acid transaminase, translated as MISADKIWMDGKLVDFKDATLHFLTHSLHYGNAVFEGTRAYKTDKGLAIFRLEDHTKRLLESAKITLLKCPFSQKELENAQIELLKANNFKSNVYIRPLIFLGDGVMGLYHIKAPVRVGIAAWEWGAYLGEEGLEKGIKVKISSFARNSVKSCMGKAKASANYLNSQIAKFEAIEAGYEEALMLDEEGFIAEGTGECFFIVKDGVLITPPNDFSLKSITQDTVLKIAHDLGITVLRQRISRDEVYTADEAFFTGTAAEITPINNIDARIIGNGLRGSVTKKLQDAYFDVVYGRNEKYASMLTYI; from the coding sequence ATGATCTCAGCAGATAAAATTTGGATGGATGGAAAATTAGTTGATTTTAAAGATGCAACTTTGCACTTTTTAACCCATTCTTTGCATTATGGTAATGCTGTTTTTGAAGGAACTAGAGCCTATAAAACAGATAAAGGCTTAGCAATTTTCAGACTTGAAGATCACACCAAAAGACTTTTAGAGTCTGCAAAAATTACTCTTTTAAAATGTCCTTTTTCTCAAAAAGAGCTTGAAAATGCACAAATTGAACTCTTAAAAGCAAACAATTTTAAAAGCAATGTCTATATCCGCCCTTTGATTTTCTTAGGAGATGGAGTTATGGGACTTTATCATATAAAAGCTCCTGTAAGAGTTGGAATTGCAGCTTGGGAATGGGGTGCTTACCTTGGAGAAGAAGGTTTAGAAAAAGGCATAAAAGTAAAAATTTCGTCTTTTGCAAGAAATAGTGTTAAATCATGCATGGGAAAAGCTAAAGCAAGCGCAAATTACCTTAACTCTCAAATTGCAAAATTTGAAGCTATTGAAGCAGGCTATGAAGAAGCTTTAATGCTTGATGAAGAAGGTTTTATCGCAGAAGGAACAGGAGAATGTTTCTTTATTGTAAAAGATGGGGTTTTAATCACACCTCCGAATGATTTTTCTTTAAAAAGCATTACTCAAGATACAGTGCTTAAAATCGCTCATGATCTTGGTATCACCGTGCTTCGCCAAAGAATTTCAAGAGATGAAGTTTATACTGCTGATGAAGCATTTTTTACCGGAACAGCCGCTGAAATCACACCTATTAACAATATTGATGCAAGAATAATAGGAAATGGTTTAAGAGGATCTGTAACTAAAAAACTTCAAGATGCTTATTTTGATGTAGTTTATGGACGCAATGAAAAATACGCATCTATGCTAACTTATATTTAA
- a CDS encoding 4-oxalocrotonate tautomerase family protein, translated as MPLVNIKLAKPSLSKEQKAELIADITKLLSTKYNKSKERVVVVLEDVENYDIGFGGESVEAIKAKASK; from the coding sequence ATGCCATTGGTAAATATTAAATTAGCAAAGCCGTCTTTAAGCAAGGAGCAAAAAGCAGAACTTATAGCTGATATTACCAAACTTTTAAGCACGAAATATAATAAAAGTAAAGAAAGAGTTGTGGTGGTTTTAGAAGATGTAGAAAATTATGACATAGGCTTTGGCGGAGAAAGCGTTGAAGCTATTAAAGCAAAGGCAAGTAAATGA
- the bcp gene encoding thioredoxin-dependent thiol peroxidase has product MSLNIGDKAPQFELLNQDGVKIALKDFIGKKVILYFYPKDNTPGCTTEACDFSLNYDKFGGKNAVIIGISPDSVASHEKFISKFDLKHILLSDSEKEVAKAYGAWGLKKNYGKEYEGLIRSTFVIDETGKIAQIYSNVRVKDHVLKVLESL; this is encoded by the coding sequence ATGAGTTTAAACATAGGAGATAAAGCGCCTCAGTTTGAGCTTTTAAATCAAGATGGGGTAAAAATAGCATTAAAAGATTTTATTGGCAAAAAGGTGATTTTGTATTTTTATCCAAAAGATAATACCCCAGGTTGCACTACAGAGGCTTGTGATTTTAGTTTAAATTATGATAAATTTGGTGGTAAAAATGCAGTGATTATTGGTATCAGTCCTGATAGCGTGGCAAGTCATGAAAAATTTATCTCTAAATTTGATTTAAAACATATTTTACTTAGCGATAGTGAAAAAGAAGTTGCTAAAGCTTATGGAGCTTGGGGGCTTAAAAAAAATTACGGAAAAGAATACGAAGGTCTTATTCGCTCTACTTTTGTTATCGATGAAACAGGTAAAATTGCTCAAATTTATAGTAATGTTCGTGTAAAAGATCATGTTTTAAAAGTGCTTGAAAGTCTTTAA
- a CDS encoding epoxyqueuosine reductase QueH, whose product MLVHICCSVDSHYFIEELRKTYPNEKIIGYFYDPNIHPLSEYELRFLDVKRSCDKLGIKLYKGEYEYEKWLNAVRGYEDEPEKGARCEICFDVRMGSSVKFAAKIGEKKLTTTLLTSPKKDLEQLKNALQKECEPYGVEFLAPDFRKNGGTQRQFALAKKEMLYHQNYCGCIYGLKKQKQDKNFIDELMSPVNKQILPASIEARIALYKKVVLWEKKGIKFEILREKFLNYRLLSASIKLDKKPVKSHILFYSHFKNAYTRFSLNEESLKQNLKEGFYRSTKDEMVFVEFWRFNTFFKNKWKNFEDFLKRPLSVQAEIKWRNKLFGTYNLSPIIILENILPSRYEVIAKSEIYHDNQEVLVKI is encoded by the coding sequence ATGCTAGTACATATTTGTTGTAGCGTAGATAGTCATTATTTTATTGAAGAACTTAGAAAAACTTATCCTAATGAAAAAATCATAGGATATTTTTATGATCCAAATATCCATCCTTTAAGCGAATACGAACTAAGATTTTTAGATGTAAAAAGATCTTGTGATAAACTTGGCATCAAGCTTTATAAAGGTGAGTATGAGTATGAAAAATGGCTTAATGCTGTGCGTGGTTATGAAGATGAGCCTGAAAAAGGTGCAAGGTGTGAAATTTGCTTTGATGTAAGAATGGGATCTAGTGTTAAATTTGCTGCTAAAATAGGAGAAAAAAAGCTTACTACTACGCTTTTAACCAGCCCTAAAAAAGATTTAGAACAGTTAAAAAATGCTTTACAAAAAGAATGTGAGCCTTATGGGGTAGAGTTTTTAGCTCCTGATTTTCGTAAAAATGGCGGCACTCAAAGGCAGTTTGCTTTAGCAAAAAAAGAAATGCTCTATCATCAAAATTATTGTGGTTGTATTTATGGACTTAAAAAACAAAAACAAGATAAGAATTTTATTGATGAATTAATGTCTCCTGTAAATAAGCAAATTTTACCTGCAAGTATAGAAGCAAGAATAGCTCTTTATAAAAAAGTAGTTTTATGGGAAAAAAAAGGTATAAAATTTGAAATTTTAAGAGAGAAATTTTTAAATTATCGTCTTTTAAGTGCTTCGATAAAATTAGATAAAAAGCCTGTTAAATCTCATATTTTATTTTATTCGCATTTTAAAAACGCTTATACAAGATTTTCTTTAAATGAAGAAAGCTTAAAACAGAATTTAAAAGAAGGTTTTTATAGAAGTACTAAAGATGAAATGGTTTTTGTGGAATTTTGGCGTTTTAATACATTTTTTAAAAACAAATGGAAAAATTTTGAAGATTTTTTAAAAAGACCTTTGAGTGTGCAAGCAGAAATTAAATGGCGCAATAAATTGTTTGGAACTTATAATCTTAGCCCTATTATCATCCTTGAAAATATTTTACCTTCAAGATATGAAGTGATAGCAAAAAGTGAAATTTATCATGATAATCAAGAGGTGCTTGTAAAAATTTAA
- the fabZ gene encoding 3-hydroxyacyl-ACP dehydratase FabZ yields the protein MIDVMQIQEILPHRYPFLLVDKITELKVKEVVLGYKNISISDHVFMGHFPGHPIYPGVLILEGMAQTGGVLAFESMEDKVDPKSKVVYFTGIDGAKFRNPVRPGDRLDYEMSVVKNRGNMWIFKGQAFVDGNLVAEAELKAMIVDK from the coding sequence ATGATAGATGTAATGCAAATTCAAGAAATCTTACCACACCGTTATCCTTTTTTACTAGTAGATAAAATTACAGAATTAAAAGTTAAAGAAGTGGTGCTAGGATATAAAAACATCAGTATAAGTGACCATGTTTTTATGGGACATTTTCCAGGGCATCCTATTTATCCTGGAGTTTTGATTTTAGAAGGTATGGCTCAAACAGGTGGAGTTTTAGCTTTTGAAAGTATGGAAGATAAAGTGGATCCAAAAAGTAAAGTAGTTTATTTCACAGGTATAGATGGAGCAAAATTTAGAAATCCTGTGCGTCCTGGAGATAGGCTTGATTATGAAATGAGCGTGGTTAAAAATCGTGGTAATATGTGGATTTTTAAAGGGCAAGCTTTTGTAGATGGAAATTTAGTTGCAGAGGCCGAGCTTAAAGCTATGATAGTGGATAAATAA
- the lpxA gene encoding acyl-ACP--UDP-N-acetylglucosamine O-acyltransferase, whose protein sequence is MKKIHPSAVIEEGAQLGDDVVIEAYAYVSKDAKIGNDVVIKQGARILSDTTIGDHSRVFSYAIVGDIPQDISYKEEQKSGVVIGKNATIREFATINSGTAKGDGFTRIGDNAFIMAYCHIAHDCFLGNNIILANNATLAGHVELGDFTVVGGLTPIHQFVKVGEGCMIAGASALSQDIVPFCLAEGNRASIRSLNLVGIRRRFDKDEVDRLSRAFKTLFRQGDLKENAKNLLENQESENVKKMCHFILETKRGIPVYRGKNNA, encoded by the coding sequence ATGAAAAAAATTCATCCAAGTGCGGTGATTGAAGAGGGTGCACAACTTGGTGACGATGTTGTAATAGAAGCTTATGCCTATGTAAGCAAAGATGCTAAAATAGGTAATGATGTTGTCATCAAACAAGGTGCTCGAATTCTTTCAGATACAACTATAGGTGATCATTCTCGTGTATTTTCTTATGCTATAGTAGGCGATATTCCTCAGGACATATCTTATAAAGAAGAGCAAAAAAGCGGTGTTGTTATAGGAAAAAATGCAACTATTAGAGAATTTGCAACGATAAATTCAGGTACAGCTAAAGGAGATGGTTTTACTCGTATAGGCGATAATGCTTTTATTATGGCTTATTGTCATATTGCTCATGATTGTTTTTTGGGTAATAATATTATTTTAGCTAACAATGCAACTTTAGCAGGACATGTAGAGCTTGGAGATTTTACGGTTGTAGGCGGGCTTACACCTATTCATCAATTTGTCAAAGTAGGTGAGGGTTGTATGATAGCAGGAGCAAGTGCACTTTCTCAGGATATAGTACCGTTTTGTTTAGCAGAAGGAAATCGTGCAAGTATTAGAAGTTTAAATTTAGTAGGTATTCGTCGTCGTTTTGATAAAGATGAAGTAGATAGACTTAGCAGAGCTTTTAAAACTTTATTTAGACAAGGAGATTTAAAAGAAAATGCTAAAAATTTGCTTGAAAATCAAGAAAGTGAAAATGTTAAAAAAATGTGCCATTTTATATTAGAAACAAAGCGCGGAATTCCTGTCTATAGGGGTAAAAATAATGCCTAG